From a single Geothermobacter ehrlichii genomic region:
- a CDS encoding M48 family metallopeptidase: MKFTPRLPAENVNVSKTHPLVEFAWLVGGLVLLCLLVFGGLGLAVDLVVDHVSLPVQKQLGDMVLKRMPTKDEAALQKRLDALLAALPADSPLRRQSFRVLLAEIPEVNAVALPGNTIVVFAGLLREVTSENELAMVLAHELGHFAHRDHLRRLGRGLAVTVLAVMLFGENSDITDLVSSLFLPWQAGYSRRQESAADRFALELLVARYGHAAGATDLFARLVRQGGRRPPRLLASHPWPEQRIGQIEVWIATEQLPTGFRQPLGADLRRLAAAVSLEPESVSSSLADGTRH, encoded by the coding sequence ATGAAATTCACCCCCAGACTCCCCGCTGAAAACGTCAACGTCTCGAAAACCCACCCGCTGGTCGAGTTCGCCTGGCTGGTCGGCGGGCTGGTGCTGCTCTGCCTGCTGGTTTTCGGCGGCCTCGGGCTGGCCGTCGACCTGGTGGTGGATCATGTCTCTCTGCCGGTGCAGAAACAGCTGGGGGATATGGTCCTGAAGAGGATGCCGACGAAGGACGAGGCGGCCCTGCAAAAGCGCCTCGACGCCTTGCTGGCGGCCCTGCCGGCCGATTCCCCCCTCCGGCGGCAGTCTTTCCGGGTGCTGCTGGCCGAGATTCCCGAAGTCAACGCCGTGGCTTTGCCGGGCAACACCATTGTCGTTTTTGCCGGTCTTTTGCGCGAGGTCACCTCGGAGAACGAGCTGGCCATGGTGCTGGCCCATGAACTGGGGCACTTCGCTCACCGGGATCACCTGCGGCGGCTGGGGCGCGGCCTGGCGGTAACCGTTCTGGCGGTGATGCTCTTCGGCGAGAATTCGGATATCACCGACCTGGTCTCCAGCCTCTTTCTTCCCTGGCAGGCCGGCTATTCGCGCCGGCAGGAGTCGGCGGCCGACCGGTTCGCCCTCGAGCTGCTGGTGGCGCGCTATGGCCACGCTGCCGGTGCCACTGACCTGTTCGCGCGGCTGGTGCGTCAGGGGGGCCGGCGACCGCCGCGCCTGCTGGCGTCGCACCCCTGGCCGGAACAACGGATCGGTCAGATCGAAGTCTGGATCGCCACTGAGCAGCTGCCGACCGGTTTCCGGCAGCCTCTGGGCGCCGACCTGCGGCGACTCGCCGCCGCCGTGAGCCTTGAACCTGAATCCGTGAGCTCATCACTGGCGGATGGCACACGTCATTGA
- a CDS encoding YbjQ family protein, with protein MLELFVRYPDLFSLLLLLTLGYTAGTIAEKRHYRSIRRREAELVRMSVVTAEGSFPPGKVRRSFLVSGSAVISIDYFKRLLAILRNIFGGRVKSYESLVDRARREAVLRMKEEARKKGAGMIINMRLETAVIGRNANRKKSIGSVEAIAYGTAIVFNR; from the coding sequence GTGCTGGAGCTGTTCGTCCGCTATCCCGACCTGTTCTCCTTACTCCTGCTGCTGACTCTGGGCTATACCGCGGGAACCATCGCCGAAAAGCGCCACTACCGTTCCATCCGCAGGCGCGAAGCCGAGCTGGTGCGGATGTCGGTGGTGACCGCCGAAGGTTCCTTTCCGCCGGGCAAGGTGCGCCGTTCATTTCTGGTCAGCGGCAGCGCGGTGATTTCCATCGACTATTTCAAGCGCCTGCTGGCGATTCTGCGCAACATCTTCGGTGGCCGGGTCAAATCCTACGAATCGCTGGTCGACCGTGCCCGGCGCGAGGCGGTGCTGCGCATGAAAGAGGAAGCCCGCAAGAAGGGCGCCGGGATGATCATCAACATGCGTCTGGAAACCGCCGTCATCGGTCGCAACGCCAACCGCAAGAAAAGCATCGGCAGCGTCGAGGCCATCGCCTACGGTACGGCGATCGTCTTCAACCGGTGA
- a CDS encoding YbjQ family protein, which translates to MILTNVNTVPGKKIVEHFGLVQGSTVRAKHLGRDLMAGLKNLVGGELKGYTELLQEAREEATRRMAEQARLLGANAVVNIRFATSSVAQGAAELFAYGTAVRVE; encoded by the coding sequence ATGATTCTCACCAACGTCAACACCGTTCCCGGCAAGAAGATCGTGGAGCATTTCGGCCTGGTGCAGGGCAGCACCGTGCGCGCCAAGCATCTCGGCCGCGACCTGATGGCCGGGCTGAAGAATCTGGTCGGCGGCGAACTGAAGGGCTACACCGAGCTGCTGCAGGAAGCCAGGGAAGAGGCGACCAGGCGTATGGCGGAGCAGGCCCGGCTGCTCGGAGCCAACGCGGTGGTCAACATCCGTTTCGCCACTTCGAGCGTGGCCCAGGGCGCGGCGGAGCTTTTCGCCTACGGCACCGCGGTGCGGGTCGAATAG
- the thiI gene encoding tRNA uracil 4-sulfurtransferase ThiI, whose amino-acid sequence MDARIIIHYSEIATKGKNRAYFENALVKRIRQAVGGQAQVYKRYGRIVCVPHDHADPQRLRDNLKRVPGIAHFSMGVAAPKDVEAIKEKAAELLRQSEFATFGVRTNRSDKTFPVNSNEISRQVGGYLAATLDKKVNLTRPDLWLFIELTHRETLLYSEKIPGPGGLPVGVSGKVVASLSGGIDSPVAAWMMMKRGCEIIFGHIRNETQFAGAAVSKIENLVSTLARSQRRAKLYIFPFGDIQRHIIAFVPAKERMIVYRRCMMRLLNMLAEQEGAGAIVTGDSLGQVASQTLDNMRCIQAASERPVLAPLVGLNKDEIIAIAEQVGTYEDSIQPYPDCCSFMIAPHPETRANLEEIERYEANMPQLDELLRQCLEQAELRLFSPREDDAGDGGD is encoded by the coding sequence ATGGACGCGCGCATCATCATCCATTACAGCGAAATCGCTACCAAGGGTAAGAACCGGGCCTATTTCGAAAACGCCCTGGTCAAACGGATCAGGCAGGCGGTCGGCGGTCAGGCCCAGGTCTACAAGCGTTACGGCCGCATCGTCTGCGTCCCCCACGATCATGCCGATCCGCAGCGCCTGCGCGACAACCTGAAGCGGGTGCCGGGCATCGCCCACTTTTCCATGGGGGTCGCCGCGCCGAAGGATGTGGAGGCGATCAAGGAAAAGGCGGCGGAGCTGCTGCGGCAGTCCGAATTCGCCACCTTCGGCGTGCGCACCAACCGATCGGACAAGACCTTTCCGGTCAACTCCAACGAGATCAGCCGGCAGGTGGGAGGGTACCTTGCCGCCACCCTCGACAAGAAGGTCAACCTGACCAGGCCCGACCTCTGGCTCTTCATCGAGCTGACCCACCGGGAAACCCTGCTCTACAGCGAAAAGATCCCCGGTCCGGGCGGCCTGCCCGTCGGCGTCAGCGGCAAGGTGGTCGCCTCCCTGTCGGGCGGCATCGACAGCCCGGTGGCGGCCTGGATGATGATGAAACGCGGCTGCGAGATCATCTTCGGCCACATCCGCAACGAGACCCAGTTCGCCGGGGCGGCGGTGAGCAAGATCGAGAACCTGGTCTCGACCCTGGCCCGCAGTCAGCGCCGGGCCAAGCTCTACATCTTTCCCTTCGGCGACATCCAGCGCCATATCATCGCCTTCGTTCCCGCCAAGGAACGGATGATCGTCTACCGCCGCTGCATGATGCGCCTGCTCAACATGCTGGCCGAGCAGGAAGGCGCCGGCGCCATCGTCACCGGCGATTCCCTCGGCCAGGTCGCCTCCCAGACCCTGGACAACATGCGCTGCATCCAGGCGGCCTCCGAGCGGCCGGTCCTCGCCCCCCTGGTCGGCCTGAACAAGGACGAGATCATCGCCATCGCCGAGCAGGTCGGCACCTACGAGGATTCGATCCAGCCCTATCCCGACTGCTGCTCGTTCATGATCGCTCCGCACCCGGAAACCCGGGCCAACCTAGAGGAGATCGAACGCTACGAGGCCAACATGCCGCAGCTTGACGAACTGCTGCGACAGTGCCTGGAGCAGGCCGAACTGCGCCTGTTCAGTCCGCGCGAGGACGACGCCGGCGACGGGGGAGATTAA
- a CDS encoding thioredoxin domain-containing protein, with protein sequence MSLKEKLAALKTAAVQKMPPEALQVIQRARQRLEESGLAGKARKAGDRAPAFSLPDTSGNVHDLQAMLTRGPVVLVFFRGGW encoded by the coding sequence ATGTCTCTCAAGGAAAAACTCGCCGCCCTGAAAACCGCGGCGGTGCAGAAAATGCCGCCCGAAGCCCTGCAGGTCATCCAGCGTGCCCGGCAACGGCTCGAAGAATCCGGTCTGGCCGGCAAGGCCAGAAAAGCCGGCGACAGGGCACCGGCCTTTTCGCTGCCCGACACCTCAGGCAACGTCCACGACCTGCAGGCCATGCTCACCCGGGGGCCGGTCGTTCTGGTCTTCTTCCGCGGCGGCTGGTGA
- a CDS encoding RuBisCO large subunit C-terminal-like domain-containing protein: protein MTTASDRFWVDYRITVRDGRSIEDHARDICIEQTVEVPPEVIPDTHGELGLIGRVESCRPVVDRANVWQVRISYRLDVTGFSLPQLLNVLFGNISLKNNILVSGLQYPEGLLEHLPGPRFGISGLRRLLGVHGRALACTAIKPMGLPIGDFVRIATEFARGGADLIKDDHGLADQPFHPFEERVARCQEAIERVNAQTGRRCLYFPMVSGGYDRLEKQLAFAAREGVRGVMVGPMLIGLDSVRHIAREYGLAVMAHPALTGTCFHDRSHGITPAVLLGTLFRLAGADISIYPHAGGRFHLTAEECRELADALRRPEGRLQPAFPCPAGGMTLDRVPELIDFYGPDVILLIGGDILRQRDIAGAVGRFMDRLRQCGQEELSPPESGPAGACEWRSGAGPAGRVEEILRFAGYTWSDRRRQAYKAEDEADFKGVSRQELTGKFGERTAFDLRYFEIEPGGWSSREKHVHEHVIIGVRGRGLLCKQTKEIPIGINDVAYIAPLEVHQLRNPGDEPFGFYCIVDHKRDRPQPA from the coding sequence ATGACCACAGCTTCGGACCGCTTTTGGGTCGATTACAGGATCACCGTCCGCGACGGACGCTCCATCGAGGATCACGCCCGCGACATCTGCATCGAACAGACGGTGGAAGTGCCGCCGGAGGTCATCCCCGATACCCATGGTGAACTGGGCCTGATCGGCAGGGTCGAATCCTGTCGACCGGTGGTCGACCGCGCCAACGTCTGGCAGGTCCGGATCAGTTACCGGCTTGACGTGACGGGCTTTTCCCTGCCGCAACTGCTCAATGTCCTCTTCGGCAACATTTCGCTGAAAAACAACATCCTGGTCAGCGGCCTGCAATATCCGGAGGGACTGCTCGAACATCTGCCCGGGCCCCGTTTCGGCATCTCCGGATTGCGCCGGCTGCTGGGCGTTCATGGCCGAGCCCTGGCCTGCACGGCCATCAAACCCATGGGGCTGCCGATCGGAGACTTCGTCCGCATCGCCACCGAATTCGCCCGCGGCGGCGCCGACCTGATCAAGGATGACCACGGCCTCGCCGACCAGCCCTTTCACCCCTTCGAAGAAAGGGTCGCCCGCTGCCAGGAAGCCATCGAAAGGGTCAACGCCCAGACCGGTCGCCGCTGTCTCTACTTTCCCATGGTGTCCGGCGGCTACGACCGCCTCGAAAAACAGCTGGCCTTCGCCGCCCGCGAGGGGGTTCGCGGCGTCATGGTCGGCCCCATGCTGATCGGGCTCGATTCGGTCCGCCACATCGCCCGCGAATACGGTCTGGCGGTCATGGCCCATCCGGCCCTGACCGGAACCTGTTTCCACGACCGCAGCCACGGCATAACCCCGGCGGTGCTTCTGGGCACCCTCTTTCGCCTGGCCGGTGCCGACATTTCCATCTATCCCCACGCCGGCGGCCGCTTTCACCTGACCGCGGAGGAATGCCGCGAGCTGGCCGATGCCCTGCGCCGGCCCGAAGGCCGGCTGCAGCCCGCCTTCCCCTGCCCTGCCGGCGGCATGACCCTCGACCGGGTGCCGGAGCTGATCGATTTCTACGGACCGGACGTCATCCTGCTCATCGGCGGCGACATTCTGCGCCAGCGGGATATTGCCGGCGCAGTGGGCCGGTTCATGGACCGGTTGCGCCAGTGCGGGCAGGAGGAACTGTCTCCCCCGGAATCCGGTCCGGCCGGAGCCTGCGAATGGCGGTCCGGAGCCGGTCCGGCCGGTCGGGTGGAGGAGATTCTGCGCTTTGCCGGCTATACCTGGAGCGATCGCCGGCGCCAGGCCTACAAGGCGGAAGACGAAGCCGATTTCAAGGGAGTCAGCCGGCAGGAACTGACCGGCAAGTTCGGTGAACGAACCGCCTTCGATCTGCGCTATTTCGAGATCGAGCCCGGCGGCTGGTCAAGCCGGGAAAAACACGTGCACGAACATGTCATCATCGGCGTCCGTGGCCGAGGGCTGCTCTGCAAGCAAACGAAGGAGATCCCCATCGGCATCAACGACGTCGCCTATATCGCGCCCCTCGAGGTACATCAGCTGCGCAATCCTGGTGACGAACCCTTCGGTTTTTATTGCATCGTCGATCACAAGCGCGACCGGCCCCAGCCGGCATGA